A single window of Theropithecus gelada isolate Dixy chromosome 9, Tgel_1.0, whole genome shotgun sequence DNA harbors:
- the ATOH7 gene encoding protein atonal homolog 7 has protein sequence MKSCKPGGPLAGARVAPPCAGGAECAGTCSGAGRLESAARRRLAANARERRRMQGLNTAFDRLRRVVPQWGQDKKLSKYETLQMALSYIMALTRILAEAERFGSERDWVGLHCEHFGRDHYLQFPGAKLPGESELYSQRLFGFQPEPFQMAT, from the coding sequence ATGAAGTCCTGCAAACCCGGCGGCCCGCTGGCGGGAGCGCGCGTTGCACCCCCGTGCGCGGGCGGCGCCGAGTGCGCGGGCACGTGCTCCGGGGCCGGGCGGCTGGAGAGCGCGGCGCGCAGGCGCCTGGCGGCCAACGCGCGCGAGCGCCGCCGCATGCAGGGGCTCAACACGGCCTTCGACCGCTTACGGAGGGTGGTTCCCCAGTGGGGCCAGGATAAAAAGCTGTCCAAGTACGAGACCCTGCAGATGGCGCTGAGCTACATCATGGCTCTGACCCGGATCCTGGCCGAGGCCGAGCGATTCGGCTCGGAGCGGGACTGGGTGGGTCTCCACTGTGAGCACTTCGGCCGCGACCACTACCTCCAGTTCCCGGGCGCGAAGCTGCCTGGCGAGAGCGAGCTGTACAGCCAGAGACTCTTCGGCTTCCAGCCCGAGCCCTTCCAGATGGCCACCTAG